A single window of Oncorhynchus keta strain PuntledgeMale-10-30-2019 chromosome 34, Oket_V2, whole genome shotgun sequence DNA harbors:
- the si:dkey-12j5.1 gene encoding uncharacterized protein si:dkey-12j5.1 → MGGQTKGKKKSKARRKDPRSNGGPGLAGLSPQDRMKLKMQEKAKKKTAEKYTVEQLLEKTEECMDSLEFEMAGRFCQRALEVEPDNLLTLDLLGHIHSELGDTQRAKEVFLHAVQLSPEEGHSKYMSLGQIHTGQEAVQYYTKGVQILLCMLEKHAQATAGAGAEAAASPLQDSGSEIPIARHVCVAYCSVAEIYFTDLCMEERAGDQCREAIERALTYQPDNPEALQLMASYLFSTEKNQEGKEYLMRSVDAWLPALKQSEAPPSREDIEEEHTQSDIPPYESRITTAKLLIEAEEYETAVDVLEGLLEEDDEVVQVWYLSGWVRYLQMEERRREEREESDEEREEREALKEAARSYLTKAKKLYVKLHCDDGPILEHMEQLLVELGGETEGEEEETDPALDEDFEPSSDDEEEDAMEH, encoded by the exons ATGGGAGGCCAAACCAAGGGCAAAAAGAAGAGCAAAGCCAGGAGGAAAGATCCGCGCTCTAACGGAG GCCCTGGATTGGCAGGTCTGTCACCTCAAGATAGAATGAAGTTGAAGATGCAGGAGAAAGCCAAGAAAAAAACTGCTGAAAAATATACTGTCGAACAACTATTGGAgaag ACGGAGGAGTGTATGGACAGTTTGGAGTTTGAGATGGCGGGGAGGTTCTGTCAGCGAGCACTAGAGGTGGAGCCTGACAACCTCCTTACCCTGGACCTGCTAGGACACATCCACTCTGAActgggagacacacagagggCCAAGG AAGTGTTTCTGCATGCAGTGCAGTTGAGTCCTGAAGAAGGTCATAGTAAATACATGTCTCTAGGGCAGATACACACAGGCCAGGAGGCTGTGCAGTACTACACCAAAGGAGTACAGATACTACTGTGTATGCTGGAGAAACACGCACAAGCCACA GCAGGAGCAGGAGCTGAGGCAGCAGCCTCTCCACTCCAGGACTCGGGGTCAGAGATCCCGATAGCCAGACACGTGTGTGTGGCCTACTGTTCTGTGGCAGAGATCTACTTCACTGACCTCTG tatggaggagagggcaggagatcAGTGTCGAGAGGCCATAGAACGAGCGCTGACCTATCAGCCTGACAACCCAGAGGCTCTACAGCTGATGGCCAGCTACTTGTTCAGTACAGAGAAGAACcag gAGGGGAAGGAGTACCTGATGAGGAGTGTGGATGCGTGGCTACCTGCCCTGAAACAGAGTGAAGCTCCACCCAgcagagaggacatagaggaggaacacacacag AGTGACATCCCACCATATGAATCCCGCATCACCACGGCCAAACTCCTCATAGAGGCAGAAGAGTACGAG ACAGCAGTAGATGTGTTGGAGGGTCTACTAGAGGAAGATGACGAGGTGGTGCAG gtgTGGTATCTCTCAGGCTGGGTTCGTTACctacagatggaggagagaagaagggaggagagagaagagagcgatgaggagagggaggagcgtGAAGCGTTGAAGGAGGCAGCCAGATCTTACCTGACCAAAGCCaagaag ctGTATGTGAAGTTGCACTGTGACGACGGACCCATACTGGAGCACATGGAGCAGCTGCTGGTGGAACTGGGGggtgagacagagggggaggaggaggagacagacccTGCCCTGGATGAAGACTTTGAGCCCAGCAGTGACGATGAGGAAGAGGACGCCATGGAACATTga